GCCCGGCCACACTCATACTGAGCGGATCTTCCATAACGGGCGGCAATGCCGCCATCAATATCGGCACGAACGCTGCCGCAACGGCAGACATCAGCGCGAGCAACACGCAGATCGACGGGCGCATCCTCACGCAGCCGGGCAGTACGACGAATCTCTCCCTGACGGAGGACAGCCTGTGGAAGGTCACCGGTGACTCCATCGTCACCACACTGAACAACACCGACAGCACGATCAATCTGCACCCCGCCGCCGACGTGGCCCAGAACCCGACCAGCGCCGCGTCCTATCGGCGGCTTCAGGTCACCGGCAATTACTTCGGTTCGCAGGGCCATATAGGAATCAACACCTATCTCAATGCTGGCGGTGCCTTGGCTGCACAGCATACCGACCGCCTGCTGATCGCAGGAGACGCATCGGGTACCAGTTATATCCGGGTGACGCCGGTAGCGGGGAGCCCCGGGGGATTGACCACGCTCGACGGGTCGCTGAACGCACACGAAGGGATATCCATCGTGCAGGTAGCGGGAGAATCCACACAGCGGGCGTTCACGCTGGCCGGCGGCTATGCCGTCACGCACGACTCGCCCTATGCCTATCGCCTGTATGCCTACGGGCCGGGTTCCGTGCATGGTGCGGCGGACCCCAGCCAGTCACTGGTCGGCAATGGCGCCAGTTTCTGGGACTATCGGCTGCAAAGCTCATTCGTCACCCCCGACGGCCCTGTAGATCCCGATACGCCCTCCCCTGGAGACCCGGATGAAGAAGGCATCATCCCGCCCAACGCGCGCCCGGCCGTCGCACCGCAGGTTGCCGCGTATCTGACGGCACCGATTGCCCTGCAGTACGCAACGGTCACCGACCTGGATTCCCTGCATCGGCGGCTGGGCGAAGTCCGCGACGATCGGACGCTAAGCCGGGACACGGGCCCCGGCGAAATGTTCTTTCGTGCCTATGGCGGTGACTTCGACTACTCCACCGAGCGCAGCTTCAAACAGTTCGGCTATGACGCCAACGGCGACTACAGCGCCGTCCAGCTTGGCGGGAACCTCTTCAAGATGCGCGACGACATGGGGACCTGGCGTTTTGGCGCAGCGGGCTCGGTGGGTTGGCTGAACTTTTCGCCCGATGCGGTCGATGGCAAAAGCACGAGCAAGACAGACATCTATCGCCTCTCCGGTTACGCGACCTACCAGAGCCAGCAGGGATGGTATGTGGATTCCATCCTCTCTGCCGCCCACTATTCGGGCGACGTCAGGACACAAGCGCGTGGCAAGGTCCTGGACCTGCGCGGCGAAAGTTACGCAGCCTCGGTCGAAGCGGGCTATCCGTTCGCGCTGAGCGATGACTTCAACCTGGAACCCCAGGTACAAGTGATCGCGCAGCGCCTGCTCTTCGATCGCCGCGAGGACGCCGATGGCCTGGATGTGAACATCGGCTCGCAGAATCAAGTCACCGGTCGCTTCGGTGCCCGCGTGACTCGCCCGTTCAACGTCGACCTGGGAGGTGTGGTTACGGCATACGTGGGAGCGGATGTGATCCACGGGTTCGTCGATGGCGGTACGGTCGCGGTGGGGGATACCGATTTCCGTGCCGGGAAGTATGGAGACTCGCTGCGGCTCGCGGTGGGCGTCAACGGAACGATGAACGACAAGTTCTCAGTGTATGGCGAGGTGTCTCGCCAGGAAGACATTGGCAGCGCAGGCGTGGAATCCTGGGTATTCAACGGAGGACTGCGGTACCTGTACTAGAAACGCCCCGCCCTTGCGGTGACGCCAAGGAGCGGCCTGGCAGGTCAGGCATGCAGGAAGTGCCTGACCTTTTTGCCTGCGAGGCTGACAGCAGCGGAACCTCCCGATGCTCCCGGGCGCTACAATGGCGCCCGCGCCGATTCCCCGGATCGGGCACGCACGGAGCCAGCTTCAGATGTTCACCCTCGCCCACCTCGACACCTCCCCGCCCGAATCCCTGAAGAATCAGGTTCTACAGATGATGGTGGACTACTTCAGCGACGTCAGCCCGGTGCCGCTCACGCCCAGCAATCCGCTTTTCCAGTTGTACCAGTACGTGATCGGCTACGAGACACACCTGTATCTGCAAGCCATGAACGCAGCGTCGGAAGGCACTGCGAGGCTGATCCTGGCGCTGGACGATGAAGATCCCTCACAGGTGCTTGGGTTTGCGCTCTACCTGCCGAGCCTGGACGATACCGAAGCCGCCACGCTGGCCTATGTCGCCGTCAGGGACAGCCACCGCCGGCGAGGTATTGGTCGAGCCATGCTGCAACGTGTAGTCCGGCAGCGGCCCCATGTCGAGCTGGCCTGTGCGGCGGACAAAGTGCCGATCTTCGAGTCGATGGGGTTTCACGTACTGGCAGCACAAGGGCCGCACGTGCTGCTCAATACCCGAGACCATCGCTCGGACGGCATGGTGGCAGTGCAGGACCTGGCACCGATATACCAATCGAGGGAAGTGCGGCAGATCCATGCCTACCTGTTGCAACAACACGGCAAGAAGGCCATGAGCGAAGCCGAGAAAAAGCGTGATCGCCTGCTCGACCAGATGGCCTACCAGGCCCAGGTACTGGTCAAGGAGCGCTTCCCCACTCTGCACTGATGATCGAACCCAGCCAGGAAGCCTTGGCCGGGCAATCGCCCCGGATCAGACGTGAAAGAGAGCGCCGGGCGCAGCATGCTGATTCCGCTGGAACCCTTGTCGACCGGTGAACACCTTGCGGCCCGAGGCATTGCGACCGAGGCGGCGAAGCAGGCCCGGAGCCCCCGCCGCGAAGTCCCTGGCGTATTCATTCGATGGTTTGCATCGCCTGGAGGAGGAAGGCGTCGACGCCGGGCCGACGCCGTGCAGCCATTATCCGCAGCAGCAACCTCGCTGCCCTTGAGCCGGCGCCTTTGCGGCGGCGCTGAGGACGGAGCCGGGAGTGTAGCCTGCGCTGCGCACAGCCTCGAGCAGGTCGCTGGCCGCGGCCGAGGATTCGATATCGAGGCGACGCGCTGGCAGATCGACCTTCACCGTTGCGCCTGCATCCACCGCAGCGATTGCCTTGCGCAGAGTGGACTCGCAGTGGCCGCAGGTCATGTCTTTGACTTCGATGCTGATCATGTATTGAGACTCCGGTTGAGTAGTTGACGGAACCAGTCTCAACCTTGACATCATGGCAAGGTCAACACATTCAGCAAAAATATCTGGCGACCTCGACCTCGCGGGGTGACCGCGACGACAGCGGCGGAAACGATGTATGCCGGTGTGCCCACCCGATAGCCCTGTCTAACTGCCGGGCAGCACCCCATCCAGCCTCTCTGACGCTCCGCCGCCCAGTTGCCGCGGCGCCGCTACGTTGCGCTCCGGGAGCTTCTCGTCATAGCGCAGCAGGCGGCCGGCATTGGCCAGCACCAGCAGCGTGCTGAGGTTGTGCAACAGCGCCGCGACCATCGCACCAGCCGCCCCCAGCAGACCGAAGGCTGCCGCCACCACGATGGCGAGCGTCCAACCCAGGCCAATCAGCACGTTCACCTGCAGCGTGCGCCGGCACAGGCGGCTCAGGCGGATGCAGGTGCCCAGCCGGCGCAGGTCGCCATTGATCAGCACGATATCCGCCGCCGCCAGGGCGATATCCGCGCCGCCCGCGCCCATCGCCACGCCGACCACGCCAGCCTTGAGCGCCAGCGAATCGTTGATGCCGTCGCCGACCACCAGCGGGCGGAAGCCGACCTCAAGTTCCTGGTTCACTTGCCGCAACTTGTCCTCGGGCAGCGCCTGCGCCACGACGCTGGTGATGCCGACCTGCCCGGCGATGGTTTCAGCCACGCTGCGCCGGTCTCCGGTCAGCAGCAACTGACGGCGCAGGCCCAGTTCGCGCAATTGCTGCATTGCCTCGGCAGACTCTGCGCGCACGTTGTCCGCCAGCAGCAGCCAGGCGAGGAAGCGGCCATTCAGCGCCAGCCCGGCGATAGGCCCTTCGTGCAAGGGAATCGGTGGCATGGCAATGCCCAACTGCTGGAACAGCTCCGGACGCCCCAGCGCCGCCTCGCCCCCGCTCGTTCGAGCGACCACGCCGAAACCCTGGCGCTCATGGAGTTCGTTCAGCGGCAGTTGCCGCTCATGAGGCACCAGTGCCGCCAGTGCCCGGCTCACCGGGTGGCTGCTGGCCGCACCGAGGCTGGCGGCCAGTTGCATGACGTCGGCTTCCGACTCCGCCGCCGCTTCCACGATGACACTGTGCAGGCGCAGGTCGCCATAGGTCAGCGTTCCGGTCTTGTCGATCACCAGCGAGGAGAGGTCGGCCAGTTCTTCGAGGAAGGCAGAGCCGCGTATCAGGATGCCGTGGCGCGCCGCGACGGCAATACCGGCAACCGCCGTGGCCGGTGCCGACAGCACCAGCGCGCATGGGCACGCGGCCACCAGCACCGCAAGCATCGCCTGGGCATCGCTGGTGATGAACCAGGTCACGGCGGCGATCAGCAGGACCAGCAGCAGATAGCGGCCCGCATAGCGTTCGAGCAGGCGGGTGATGGGCGGCTTGGCCTGTTCCGCACGCTGCATGAGCGCGATCACCTTGCCCAGCGTGGAGTCGTCGCCAGTGCGTGTCACTTCTACACGGAGCAGGCCGTCGAGGTTGATCGCGCCACCATAGATATCGGCGCCCGCAGCCACCTCCACCGGCACCGCTTCACCCGTGATGGGCGCGGTATCCAGGCTGGCCTGCCCTTCGAGTACCCGGCCATCGGCCGGCACGCGGTCGCCTGCGCGGACCTCCACCTGGTCTCCCGCCTTCAGGCGGGCGTTGTCAACCTCGCGCACCTGCCCATCGGCCTCGATGAGGCGCGCCTGACTGCGCGTCAGGCGTCCCAGCGCCTCGATCGCCTCCTGCGAGCCGAGCACGCTGCGCTCTTCGAGCACGTGGCCGAAGATCATGATGATCGGCAGCAACGCCGCGGTGGCCAGGTCGCCGGTAGCCCAGGCACCCAGCATGGCCAGGCCGATGAGTTGGTCGGTGATGCCGTGAAGGCTCGGCTGGCGCAGGCTGTGCCAGGCCGAGCGGAGGACAGGAATGGCCACCAGCAGGGAAGCGACGCCCAGCAGCAATTGGGTAACGCCCTCCTGGGCAGGCGCCAGCCAACGCCAGATCAACCCCAGGACCAGCAGCCCCAGGGCAAGCATCGCCAGGCTCAACTGGCGCGCGGCACTCCGGCGCTCGTCGGCGGACAGCAGCCCGGAGGTGAGATGCGTGTGGGCATGATGGTGATGGCCATGCCCGTGGTGGTGAGCGCTCATACCGGGCGCCTCCTGCAAAGAGAGTTTGGCACTGGCGCCGGACGGAAGGACGGTTCGATCACGGCTTCGGCCCCGGTACGATCAAGCGCCCGGCGTCGTCGGGGTTCACCGCGCTCACCGAGCCGGCACGGGAAAGAATGGCCGGTACACGCTCGCGGTAGAGACGCAGCAACAGTTCCGGGCCCTGCTGCCGGGACAGGCCGACGATGCTCGCTGTGTCGGCGCGGGCGCGGGACAGCCGTTCGGTCGCCTCGGCCTGTGCTACCTGGACCGTGCGGTCGGCGGATTGAGTGGCCTGCTGGAGCTGCCGCGCCGCTTCATTGCGGGCCTTGGCGACGGCCTGCTCGGCCTGTTGGCTGGCCGTCAGCACGGCGTTGAAGGCGCTAACCGCCGACAGCGGCAGCGACGACTGCACATCGACCCGTACCACTTCGATGCCCAGGCCGGCGCCGGCCTCGCGCAATCGCGCCAGGCTGCCATTGATACCCTGCTGCAGGTCGCCGCGC
The Pseudomonas triclosanedens DNA segment above includes these coding regions:
- a CDS encoding autotransporter family protein codes for the protein MRYTELATALRELSSDIRIAALRVAFRRGRNCTGPSSLFRPTPLSLAILAAIGSASASADEVPVNNYSTPFQIRAGDEKTFVGGTVISPTPPYPAQLGGTGIQVFGGTAILDPKLGLGTPIRINVNGDAIDGLYVSGGLINVNPGGTYIYAGGGDVRGIYNVGTTAQSSQFDGADLYITTDYVDSYALRTYGSMATTVLRNSTLTTLRDDSKGAEVWQGAKVELRDTAILTEGKKAYGVHVFHSGSEVRTSDGSITTQGASAHAVTVQASGKFSGTGTVVHAEGPSAMGVYVDSNGVFAADGMNIQSDHSYGVYANGGQVTLKDTEVTVVDPNTFALFINGSPPATVTGGVIQTQGNNSVAVRNQSGAVMAINGAQVRTVGQASYGVHVEGWGTINLGRDGSTGTLVSTQGTGADAVRVSPNATRFSATGATLQTTGANAQGLHLTGTAGTAAKVFELTDTTIDSAQADGIHLTGGPATLILSGSSITGGNAAINIGTNAAATADISASNTQIDGRILTQPGSTTNLSLTEDSLWKVTGDSIVTTLNNTDSTINLHPAADVAQNPTSAASYRRLQVTGNYFGSQGHIGINTYLNAGGALAAQHTDRLLIAGDASGTSYIRVTPVAGSPGGLTTLDGSLNAHEGISIVQVAGESTQRAFTLAGGYAVTHDSPYAYRLYAYGPGSVHGAADPSQSLVGNGASFWDYRLQSSFVTPDGPVDPDTPSPGDPDEEGIIPPNARPAVAPQVAAYLTAPIALQYATVTDLDSLHRRLGEVRDDRTLSRDTGPGEMFFRAYGGDFDYSTERSFKQFGYDANGDYSAVQLGGNLFKMRDDMGTWRFGAAGSVGWLNFSPDAVDGKSTSKTDIYRLSGYATYQSQQGWYVDSILSAAHYSGDVRTQARGKVLDLRGESYAASVEAGYPFALSDDFNLEPQVQVIAQRLLFDRREDADGLDVNIGSQNQVTGRFGARVTRPFNVDLGGVVTAYVGADVIHGFVDGGTVAVGDTDFRAGKYGDSLRLAVGVNGTMNDKFSVYGEVSRQEDIGSAGVESWVFNGGLRYLY
- a CDS encoding GNAT family N-acetyltransferase encodes the protein MFTLAHLDTSPPESLKNQVLQMMVDYFSDVSPVPLTPSNPLFQLYQYVIGYETHLYLQAMNAASEGTARLILALDDEDPSQVLGFALYLPSLDDTEAATLAYVAVRDSHRRRGIGRAMLQRVVRQRPHVELACAADKVPIFESMGFHVLAAQGPHVLLNTRDHRSDGMVAVQDLAPIYQSREVRQIHAYLLQQHGKKAMSEAEKKRDRLLDQMAYQAQVLVKERFPTLH
- a CDS encoding heavy-metal-associated domain-containing protein; the encoded protein is MISIEVKDMTCGHCESTLRKAIAAVDAGATVKVDLPARRLDIESSAAASDLLEAVRSAGYTPGSVLSAAAKAPAQGQRGCCCG
- a CDS encoding heavy metal translocating P-type ATPase, translated to MSAHHHGHGHHHHAHTHLTSGLLSADERRSAARQLSLAMLALGLLVLGLIWRWLAPAQEGVTQLLLGVASLLVAIPVLRSAWHSLRQPSLHGITDQLIGLAMLGAWATGDLATAALLPIIMIFGHVLEERSVLGSQEAIEALGRLTRSQARLIEADGQVREVDNARLKAGDQVEVRAGDRVPADGRVLEGQASLDTAPITGEAVPVEVAAGADIYGGAINLDGLLRVEVTRTGDDSTLGKVIALMQRAEQAKPPITRLLERYAGRYLLLVLLIAAVTWFITSDAQAMLAVLVAACPCALVLSAPATAVAGIAVAARHGILIRGSAFLEELADLSSLVIDKTGTLTYGDLRLHSVIVEAAAESEADVMQLAASLGAASSHPVSRALAALVPHERQLPLNELHERQGFGVVARTSGGEAALGRPELFQQLGIAMPPIPLHEGPIAGLALNGRFLAWLLLADNVRAESAEAMQQLRELGLRRQLLLTGDRRSVAETIAGQVGITSVVAQALPEDKLRQVNQELEVGFRPLVVGDGINDSLALKAGVVGVAMGAGGADIALAAADIVLINGDLRRLGTCIRLSRLCRRTLQVNVLIGLGWTLAIVVAAAFGLLGAAGAMVAALLHNLSTLLVLANAGRLLRYDEKLPERNVAAPRQLGGGASERLDGVLPGS